One Borreliella chilensis DNA window includes the following coding sequences:
- a CDS encoding aminodeoxychorismate lyase — MLMKVGKVFIFLFFLGSILSIFIYFLNLSSLADGLVYEFDVEKGWGVKKIAKELKKQKLIKSELFLIFISYIFDSDKQFKEGRYLINRSLSTFEIYKELLRGSSNVNIDVTIPEGYTSRRIAFKLKDFSIIDDIQDFIFLINEKSFISELGFDYDSLEGFLFPDTYKFYKGIEIKNVVRMFVDNFFNKLKSIGVVFSDYSSKDFYNRVIIASIVEREYRVKSEASIMSSVFYNRIRSDMALQSCATIEYVITEELGRSHPKRIYFSDLELDSPYNTYINKGYPPTPISNAGVVSLQAAFFPRNTQYLFFVVKDPKLGTHQFSSNYSSHLLGAKDYIKNFITKD, encoded by the coding sequence GTGCTTATGAAAGTTGGGAAAGTATTTATTTTTTTGTTCTTTTTAGGGTCCATTTTATCAATTTTTATATATTTTTTAAATTTATCTTCTTTAGCTGATGGTTTAGTTTATGAATTTGATGTTGAGAAAGGGTGGGGGGTTAAAAAAATAGCCAAAGAGTTGAAAAAACAAAAATTAATTAAATCTGAATTATTTCTTATTTTTATCTCGTATATTTTTGATAGTGACAAACAATTTAAAGAAGGAAGATATTTAATTAATAGAAGTCTTTCTACTTTTGAGATATATAAAGAACTTTTAAGAGGATCTTCTAATGTAAACATTGATGTTACAATTCCTGAAGGGTATACTAGTAGAAGAATTGCTTTTAAACTTAAGGATTTTTCTATTATTGATGACATTCAAGATTTTATTTTTTTGATCAACGAAAAATCATTTATTTCTGAGCTTGGATTTGATTATGATTCTCTTGAGGGGTTTTTATTCCCAGATACTTATAAATTTTATAAGGGCATAGAAATAAAAAATGTTGTTCGCATGTTTGTTGATAATTTTTTTAATAAGCTTAAATCCATAGGTGTAGTTTTTAGTGATTATTCTAGTAAAGATTTTTACAATAGAGTAATAATAGCATCTATTGTTGAGCGTGAGTATAGGGTTAAAAGTGAAGCTTCAATAATGTCTTCAGTTTTTTATAACAGAATAAGGTCTGATATGGCGTTACAATCTTGTGCTACTATTGAATATGTTATTACAGAAGAGTTAGGGCGAAGTCATCCTAAAAGAATTTATTTTTCAGATTTAGAGCTGGATTCTCCTTATAATACATATATTAACAAAGGGTATCCCCCTACTCCAATTTCAAATGCTGGTGTTGTTTCTCTGCAAGCAGCGTTTTTTCCAAGAAATACGCAGTATTTATTTTTTGTGGTAAAAGATCCTAAGTTGGGTACACATCAATTTTCATCAAATTATTCTTCACATCTTTTAGGAGCAAAAGATTATATTAAAAATTTTATTACTAAGGATTAA
- a CDS encoding DNA primase → MEYLQTAASMKAKFDIVVVVEQYIKLVKSGSTYKGLCPFHAEKTPSFSVNSLQGYFYCFGCKKSGDVIRFLMDMEKINYNDALKALCKKFGVYYNDVKINREGDRKNENKDIVSKIYSLNSRLINTIKFFLNKNKKVLDYVLKSRSISKEVVDLFELGYLPFNVKDGLDLHDFLVSKGYSFEILRKSGLFSKTNLKASILSQRLIFPIKDFKGNVVGFGGRDLDGKGSKYINLSETEVFKKKELLYGFYEGFDDIKSTKSVILVEGYIDVLAFFTSGIRRAVSTLGTSFSKEHLALIQRYADEIIFAFDSDDAGLSATLKAYQICLPFNINVSVVKIDLGSDPADVLKNEGSGSLQKILNNRCDAFEYLLDIYSNKYDLNKTVDLNAMINLFLNLINLSKVDTQKKIFLEKLSNKLGIGVTTLLKDYYRIKERFVVDNNKRNLYAHNDDSYERYLIVALLKNFSYFGTIRRNIVDSDLIDINARKIFMCFEDLSENNEDFTLLDLKRSLKDNYKVSEVFFEEMLNSEFEVDDEMIIHILLAIKRRKLDSRVLLCKRRCDGDFLVNAKIQINELMFLNMQRKNLKVYLDDVPGS, encoded by the coding sequence ATGGAGTATTTACAAACCGCAGCTTCAATGAAAGCTAAATTTGATATTGTGGTTGTTGTGGAGCAATACATTAAACTTGTTAAATCTGGATCTACTTATAAAGGTCTTTGTCCTTTTCATGCTGAGAAAACCCCTTCTTTTTCTGTAAATTCTTTGCAAGGATATTTTTATTGTTTTGGGTGTAAAAAGAGTGGAGATGTTATTAGATTTTTAATGGATATGGAAAAAATCAACTACAATGATGCTCTCAAGGCTTTATGTAAAAAATTTGGGGTTTACTACAATGATGTAAAAATAAATCGAGAGGGTGATAGGAAAAATGAAAATAAAGATATAGTTTCAAAAATTTATTCTTTGAATTCTAGATTAATCAATACTATTAAATTTTTTTTGAATAAAAACAAAAAAGTTTTAGATTACGTTTTAAAAAGTAGATCAATATCTAAGGAAGTTGTTGATTTGTTTGAGCTTGGTTATTTACCATTTAATGTTAAAGATGGTTTAGATCTTCATGATTTTCTAGTTTCAAAAGGATATTCTTTTGAAATATTGAGAAAAAGTGGTTTATTCTCAAAAACAAATCTCAAAGCTTCTATTTTATCTCAAAGATTGATTTTTCCAATTAAAGATTTTAAAGGAAATGTTGTTGGCTTTGGAGGTAGAGATTTAGACGGTAAAGGCTCTAAGTATATTAATTTAAGTGAAACTGAAGTTTTTAAGAAAAAAGAGCTTCTTTATGGATTTTATGAGGGATTTGATGACATTAAATCAACAAAGTCAGTTATTTTAGTAGAAGGTTATATTGATGTTCTTGCTTTTTTTACATCTGGGATTAGAAGGGCTGTGTCTACTCTTGGCACTTCTTTTTCAAAAGAACATCTTGCTTTGATTCAAAGATATGCTGATGAGATAATATTTGCTTTTGACAGTGATGATGCTGGGCTTTCTGCTACTTTAAAAGCTTATCAAATTTGTTTGCCATTTAACATTAATGTTAGCGTTGTTAAAATTGATTTAGGTAGTGATCCTGCAGATGTTCTTAAGAATGAGGGTTCCGGTTCTTTGCAGAAAATTTTAAATAATAGATGTGATGCTTTTGAATATCTTTTAGATATTTATTCTAATAAATATGATTTAAATAAAACTGTAGACTTGAATGCTATGATTAATTTATTTTTGAATTTGATAAATTTGTCAAAAGTAGATACTCAGAAAAAAATTTTTTTGGAAAAGTTAAGCAATAAGCTTGGAATTGGTGTTACAACTTTATTAAAAGATTACTATAGGATAAAAGAAAGGTTTGTAGTTGACAATAATAAAAGAAATTTGTATGCTCATAATGATGATTCTTACGAGAGGTATTTAATAGTAGCTTTGTTGAAAAATTTTAGTTATTTTGGTACAATAAGGCGCAATATTGTTGATAGCGATTTAATCGATATCAACGCTAGAAAAATTTTTATGTGCTTTGAGGATTTATCTGAAAATAATGAAGATTTTACATTGTTAGATTTAAAAAGAAGTTTAAAGGATAACTATAAAGTTAGTGAAGTTTTTTTTGAAGAAATGTTAAATTCTGAATTTGAAGTGGATGATGAGATGATCATTCACATTTTACTTGCAATCAAAAGAAGAAAATTGGATTCTCGTGTTTTGCTTTGTAAAAGAAGATGTGATGGGGATTTTTTGGTAAATGCTAAGATTCAAATAAACGAGTTAATGTTTTTAAACATGCAGAGAAAAAATTTAAAAGTCTATTTAGATGATGTCCCAGGGAGTTGA
- a CDS encoding RNA polymerase sigma factor RpoD has protein sequence MPDLEKKYLELIEGIIAHLANRKSLSFSELSNLLPDDILEPETLDCICTVLEDRGIRLVNKAPELDVVGTEDEGNEEEEMDIESGRNFMILDDGFQSDADIDIDDKLDDCDEDIISVKDDLGSGYVKNNVFKDTHSEDPIKLYLKEIGKEFLLTGNQEVELAKQMDSGESIIENILKNDGLVIENYYNLVNVIYSRMEREEFFKREKDKDKESNPDYYNKKKRIASFYKIPLKPIQDRLISYVDNKHRVYELGGDIFEKNLKRERLALKELLRDIPLYQDELRIFSDDYIDSANKIKDLQRQQRMILSRLKIEKIRDLRVLGRDLTIAEKRIEIEKSLKLKEDTIKEQITEAQLAQKELERIEMYYEYPMDKIISMSEEIAKGKQMMQHAKDQLIKANLRLVVSIAKKYANRGLHFFDLVQEGNIGLIKAVEKFEYKRGFKFSTYATWWIRQAITRSISDQARTIRVPVHMIEQINRLNRETRYLIQVLGKDPTDEELSDRLGWELKKVKTVKSVSREPVSLETPIGEEEDSVLSDFIEDKAIKNPANHTSFVVLQDQIRAILGTLPEREQEVVKMRFGLEDGYSLTLEEVGLHFNVTRERIRQIESKALRRLKNPKKTQKLKDYLEDLN, from the coding sequence TTGCCGGATTTGGAAAAGAAATATTTGGAACTGATAGAAGGAATTATTGCTCATTTAGCGAATAGAAAATCTCTTAGTTTTAGTGAATTATCAAATTTACTTCCCGATGACATATTAGAACCAGAGACTCTTGATTGTATTTGTACAGTACTTGAGGATAGGGGAATAAGGTTGGTTAATAAAGCTCCAGAATTAGATGTGGTTGGCACCGAAGATGAGGGTAATGAAGAGGAAGAGATGGACATTGAATCTGGTAGAAATTTTATGATTCTAGATGATGGTTTCCAAAGTGACGCTGATATTGATATTGATGACAAGTTGGATGATTGTGATGAAGATATTATTTCTGTTAAAGACGATTTGGGTTCAGGGTATGTTAAAAACAATGTTTTTAAAGATACCCATTCAGAAGATCCAATAAAGCTTTATTTGAAAGAAATAGGGAAAGAGTTCTTATTGACAGGCAATCAAGAAGTTGAACTTGCAAAACAGATGGATTCTGGAGAGAGTATAATTGAAAATATTCTCAAAAATGACGGACTTGTTATAGAAAACTATTACAATCTTGTTAATGTTATTTATTCAAGAATGGAAAGGGAAGAGTTTTTTAAAAGAGAAAAGGATAAGGATAAAGAGAGTAATCCGGATTATTATAATAAAAAAAAAAGAATTGCTTCTTTTTACAAGATTCCTTTAAAGCCAATTCAAGATCGTTTAATAAGCTATGTAGATAATAAACATAGAGTATATGAGCTTGGGGGGGATATTTTTGAAAAAAATTTAAAAAGGGAAAGGTTAGCCTTAAAAGAGCTTTTACGAGACATTCCTTTATATCAAGATGAACTGAGGATTTTTTCAGATGATTATATTGATTCTGCTAACAAAATAAAAGATTTGCAAAGACAGCAAAGAATGATTCTGAGCAGGTTGAAAATAGAAAAAATAAGAGATCTTAGAGTGCTTGGGAGAGATTTAACTATTGCCGAGAAAAGAATAGAAATAGAAAAATCTCTTAAACTTAAAGAAGATACCATTAAGGAGCAGATCACAGAGGCTCAACTCGCTCAAAAAGAACTTGAGAGAATTGAAATGTATTATGAATATCCAATGGATAAGATAATAAGCATGTCAGAAGAGATTGCTAAAGGCAAGCAAATGATGCAGCATGCTAAGGATCAGTTGATTAAGGCAAATTTAAGGCTTGTTGTAAGCATTGCCAAGAAATATGCAAATAGAGGTCTTCATTTTTTTGACCTTGTTCAAGAAGGTAATATTGGATTAATTAAGGCTGTTGAAAAGTTTGAATATAAGCGGGGCTTTAAGTTTTCAACTTACGCTACTTGGTGGATTAGACAAGCTATAACAAGATCTATTTCTGACCAAGCTCGTACAATTAGAGTTCCTGTGCACATGATCGAACAAATAAATAGGCTTAATAGAGAAACTAGATATTTGATTCAAGTTTTAGGAAAGGATCCTACAGATGAAGAGCTCTCAGATAGACTTGGATGGGAGCTTAAAAAGGTTAAAACTGTAAAAAGTGTTTCAAGAGAGCCTGTTTCTCTTGAAACACCAATTGGAGAAGAAGAAGATTCTGTTCTTAGTGATTTTATTGAGGATAAGGCAATAAAAAATCCTGCAAATCATACATCTTTTGTAGTTTTGCAAGATCAAATAAGAGCAATTCTTGGGACTCTTCCTGAAAGAGAGCAGGAAGTTGTAAAAATGAGATTTGGCCTTGAAGATGGTTATTCTTTAACTCTTGAAGAGGTTGGACTTCATTTTAATGTTACAAGAGAAAGAATCAGACAAATTGAATCTAAGGCATTAAGGCGCCTTAAAAATCCCAAAAAAACTCAAAAATTAAAAGATTATCTTGAAGATTTAAATTGA
- a CDS encoding Zn-ribbon protein, whose amino-acid sequence MESNIDTLKKLEVIYKSKFELEERQKSIPKYLEMKKIQIEELSKVLIDLQQKFKEYQKEDSALKLDIQDINSRKSKAEEKIDSIKTQREYEALEKELQVIIDDEVTIRKKMTHVNGLKTRIEKEILDVSDKYSKEEECFKSESNSFELELLEIKKRLLEIESEELNCSSKMNEDFLFKFQRIIRNKSNGVVPLIDNVCKGCHMILPIEFANKVRREPNDIKFCPYCSRILYYQDKIQMSDEIIPGSLADLVE is encoded by the coding sequence ATGGAGAGTAATATTGATACATTGAAAAAGCTTGAAGTTATATATAAGTCTAAGTTTGAGCTTGAAGAAAGGCAAAAAAGTATTCCTAAGTATTTGGAGATGAAAAAAATTCAGATTGAAGAGTTATCTAAAGTTTTAATTGATTTGCAACAAAAGTTTAAGGAATATCAAAAAGAAGACTCTGCTTTAAAGTTAGATATTCAAGACATTAATTCAAGAAAGAGCAAGGCAGAAGAAAAAATTGACAGCATTAAAACTCAAAGAGAATACGAAGCTCTTGAAAAAGAGCTTCAGGTTATTATTGACGATGAAGTTACAATTAGAAAAAAAATGACACATGTTAATGGACTTAAGACGAGAATAGAAAAGGAAATATTAGATGTTAGCGATAAGTACAGTAAAGAGGAAGAATGTTTTAAGTCTGAGAGTAATAGTTTTGAATTAGAGCTTTTAGAAATTAAAAAGAGACTTTTAGAAATAGAAAGTGAAGAGTTAAATTGTTCTTCTAAAATGAATGAAGATTTTTTATTTAAATTTCAAAGAATAATAAGGAATAAATCAAATGGAGTTGTTCCTTTGATCGACAATGTCTGCAAAGGTTGTCATATGATACTTCCTATTGAATTTGCAAATAAAGTAAGGCGCGAACCCAATGATATTAAATTTTGTCCTTATTGCAGTAGAATACTCTATTATCAGGATAAAATTCAAATGAGCGATGAAATAATTCCTGGTAGTTTGGCAGATCTTGTTGAATAA
- a CDS encoding rod shape-determining protein MreB (functions in MreBCD complex in some organisms) produces the protein MNLFKSFLIDIGIDLGTCNTLVYIKDYGVVMSEPSVVAIDITKGNRVVAVGRNAKKMLWKTPENIKAVRPLRDGVIADIENTEKMIKYFINQIFSRKKLFFKPRMVIGVPTCITEVERRAVKESAMNAGAREVKVIEESLAAAIGSDIPIFEPTGHMVCDIGGGTTEISVISLGGMVVSRAIRTGGDEFDESIIKYMRNSHNIIIGQQTAEKLKIKIGNVYPDVQNLRVEKIDIKGTDAVTGLPRKQLVDSMEVRESLQEPINIVVDEVKRTLGATPPELATDIVERGIILTGGGALLKGLNRLLSKETGVPVYVADNPLLSVAVGAGLFYDYANRIDISKNIYSFINE, from the coding sequence TTGAATTTGTTTAAGTCTTTTTTGATAGATATTGGAATTGATCTTGGAACATGTAATACGTTAGTTTATATTAAAGATTATGGTGTGGTTATGAGTGAGCCTTCTGTTGTTGCAATAGATATTACTAAAGGCAATAGAGTTGTTGCTGTTGGTCGAAATGCTAAGAAAATGCTTTGGAAAACTCCAGAAAATATTAAGGCCGTGCGTCCACTTAGGGATGGAGTTATTGCTGATATTGAGAATACAGAGAAGATGATTAAATATTTTATTAATCAAATCTTTTCTCGTAAAAAATTGTTTTTTAAGCCAAGAATGGTAATAGGTGTTCCAACTTGCATTACAGAGGTTGAACGAAGAGCTGTAAAAGAGAGCGCAATGAATGCTGGTGCAAGAGAGGTTAAGGTAATAGAAGAATCTCTTGCTGCTGCTATTGGATCTGATATTCCTATTTTTGAGCCTACAGGTCACATGGTGTGTGACATTGGAGGTGGGACTACAGAAATATCGGTTATCTCTCTTGGTGGTATGGTTGTAAGTAGAGCTATTAGAACTGGTGGTGATGAATTTGATGAGAGTATAATAAAGTATATGAGAAATTCTCATAATATTATAATCGGTCAGCAGACAGCAGAAAAATTGAAAATTAAGATAGGCAATGTATATCCTGATGTTCAAAATTTGAGGGTAGAAAAAATAGATATTAAGGGTACAGATGCTGTTACTGGTCTTCCTAGGAAGCAACTTGTTGATTCTATGGAGGTAAGAGAGTCTCTGCAAGAACCCATTAATATTGTTGTGGATGAAGTTAAGCGTACTCTTGGGGCAACTCCCCCAGAGCTTGCTACAGACATTGTAGAGCGTGGCATTATTTTAACAGGGGGGGGAGCTCTTCTTAAGGGTTTAAATAGACTTCTTTCAAAAGAGACAGGAGTTCCTGTTTATGTTGCTGACAACCCTCTTCTTTCTGTGGCTGTTGGTGCTGGATTATTTTATGATTATGCCAATAGAATAGATATTAGTAAAAATATTTATAGTTTTATCAATGAATAA
- a CDS encoding rod shape-determining protein MreC — MNFLVKFKNFIKVFFVLIVSFVFMIYDSSSIQRRRTDNFLFFTFNSYIQSRMHGFFSFISNVFKTVNEYKNYKDKIEFYKKRIQQLEIVTQNIQSLRQENVRLKEQLNFYLSSSNDFISAEIIYLNYSNISTLMAINKGFNDGIEKDMIAVAYQDGFSGLVGKVVKVYSNTAKILPLTNFENFVSARIQSSRFIGLIEGNGHGKKLEMNYVNKLAEKDLKIGDSIVTAGFSEYPVGIYIGKITNFHILEYNSLLKIEVEPAIALDKLEYVFLVKNNKEISD, encoded by the coding sequence ATGAATTTTCTTGTCAAATTCAAGAATTTTATCAAAGTGTTTTTTGTATTGATAGTTTCTTTTGTTTTTATGATTTATGATTCAAGCAGTATTCAAAGGAGAAGAACTGATAATTTTTTGTTTTTTACTTTTAATTCTTATATTCAAAGTAGGATGCATGGATTTTTTAGCTTTATTTCCAATGTTTTTAAAACTGTAAACGAATACAAGAATTATAAGGACAAGATAGAATTTTATAAAAAAAGGATACAGCAGCTTGAAATAGTAACTCAGAATATACAGTCACTAAGACAAGAGAATGTTCGTCTTAAAGAGCAATTAAATTTTTATTTATCAAGTTCTAATGATTTTATTTCAGCAGAAATTATATATCTAAATTATTCAAATATATCAACTTTAATGGCTATTAATAAAGGATTCAATGATGGGATAGAAAAGGATATGATAGCAGTTGCATATCAAGATGGATTTAGTGGGCTTGTAGGCAAAGTTGTAAAGGTTTATTCTAATACTGCTAAAATTTTGCCCTTGACTAATTTTGAAAATTTTGTGTCTGCAAGAATTCAAAGTAGTAGGTTTATAGGCCTTATAGAAGGCAATGGTCATGGCAAGAAACTTGAAATGAATTATGTTAATAAACTTGCCGAAAAAGATTTGAAGATAGGCGATTCTATTGTTACTGCTGGATTTAGTGAATATCCAGTTGGTATTTATATTGGAAAGATTACAAATTTCCATATTCTTGAATACAATTCTCTTTTAAAAATAGAAGTCGAGCCAGCCATAGCTTTAGATAAGCTTGAGTATGTTTTTCTTGTTAAAAACAACAAAGAGATTAGTGATTAA
- a CDS encoding membrane protein — protein MASFFTYFISSAFLGKIFQHYFATYFYFSIDIFLIFLVFNSLNFIFNVGLLSSIFYGLLMDYFTGLPLGFFVFGYTLILYFIVKIKLLMPKNMLSITIFFILSKITIWFLAVLFCDFVDLKSFNYSIFNLDLVVNIMFINFLYPIQNYFTKNFYSFKEDY, from the coding sequence ATGGCATCGTTTTTTACATATTTTATTTCTAGTGCATTTTTAGGTAAAATTTTCCAACACTATTTTGCAACTTATTTTTATTTTTCAATAGATATTTTTTTAATTTTTCTAGTTTTTAATTCTCTAAATTTTATTTTTAATGTGGGATTGTTATCTAGTATTTTTTATGGTCTTCTTATGGACTATTTTACGGGATTACCACTTGGATTTTTTGTTTTCGGATATACACTAATACTTTATTTTATTGTCAAGATAAAGTTGTTAATGCCTAAAAATATGCTTAGTATAACAATATTTTTTATCCTTTCAAAAATTACAATATGGTTTTTGGCCGTTTTATTTTGTGATTTTGTAGATTTAAAATCTTTTAATTATTCAATTTTTAACCTTGATCTTGTTGTAAATATAATGTTTATTAACTTTTTATATCCAATTCAAAATTATTTTACTAAAAATTTTTATTCTTTTAAAGAGGATTATTAA